One genomic window of Polyangiaceae bacterium includes the following:
- a CDS encoding PD40 domain-containing protein, which produces MKQRTTRLTRWLDAALWSACAVGAGTALGFAGGCSAGGDANTVQSGGSGQGGSAANGGSGGSDFGGFGGSGGSGGSIEPIGPAFEYEDPGATGAYKDPSLPDDIRDRFSGATTGDGAASLVYPLAESMHPMNLGQIAFHFSQGSAQNTVFRIDVLSGDAEYHFYVPCSDAQCVIDLPRNEWLTLGQRFAGRPFTVRLLGSDGQSGPSAGGVITESAQTTLEFSPGPVAGALYYWASKNRSIKRATFGSHEAVDYIIPNSATNDYACVACHSVSRDGKTIAFAVAPEQGEDIAAIQTAPTDDPTTPYVRPPEGPTPFPTGEFSGGNTQGPTNYFGHNVALSPDGSMAAINGVDVSGWPPYFELRETQTGTTIQRWDLGDPLFGAEKLPILPEWSPDGSAIAVTLADATGDTDQFGCVWTSDTCRSGIAILGFSGGVLSAPKILVPQSGNDFHYYPTWSPDGKWLAFMSATRGSNDFETTSEATPNGLIRMVRTSGGPYTCPGSDCIELTRGTLYSPSEAASGLGKKSSWPKFAPFSQAGDQLFFISFNTRADYGFLAADQTQLWMFAVDVSKVGSGDPSYPPFWLPYQDFEDGSLTAYWTETLPCQADPQGGCAGCVGSETCVIRADNTCHCETVPR; this is translated from the coding sequence ATGAAGCAGCGAACGACACGGCTGACGCGCTGGCTGGACGCCGCGCTGTGGAGCGCCTGCGCCGTGGGTGCGGGGACGGCTCTGGGCTTCGCGGGCGGCTGCAGTGCAGGGGGCGACGCGAACACGGTTCAGTCCGGCGGCTCCGGGCAAGGCGGCAGCGCTGCTAACGGCGGCAGCGGCGGCTCGGACTTTGGCGGGTTTGGGGGGAGCGGAGGCAGCGGCGGCAGCATCGAACCGATTGGACCCGCCTTCGAGTACGAGGATCCGGGAGCGACCGGCGCCTACAAGGACCCGTCGCTGCCCGACGACATCCGCGACCGTTTCTCTGGGGCAACGACTGGGGACGGCGCAGCTTCGCTAGTGTACCCCCTCGCGGAGTCCATGCACCCGATGAACCTCGGGCAGATCGCGTTTCATTTCAGCCAAGGCAGCGCGCAGAACACGGTGTTCCGCATCGATGTCTTGAGCGGCGACGCGGAGTACCACTTCTACGTGCCGTGCAGCGACGCGCAGTGCGTGATCGATCTGCCGCGCAACGAGTGGCTCACCCTCGGACAACGCTTCGCGGGGCGACCCTTCACGGTGCGCCTGCTTGGTAGCGACGGACAGAGTGGTCCGAGCGCAGGCGGCGTGATCACCGAGTCAGCGCAGACCACCCTCGAGTTTTCACCGGGGCCGGTCGCCGGTGCGCTCTACTACTGGGCGTCGAAGAACCGCAGCATCAAGCGGGCCACCTTCGGCTCCCACGAGGCGGTGGACTACATCATCCCGAACTCCGCCACCAACGACTACGCCTGCGTGGCGTGTCACAGCGTGAGCCGCGATGGCAAGACCATCGCCTTCGCCGTGGCGCCCGAGCAGGGTGAAGACATCGCGGCCATCCAAACAGCGCCCACCGACGATCCGACGACCCCTTACGTCAGACCCCCCGAAGGCCCAACGCCGTTCCCAACCGGCGAGTTCAGTGGTGGAAACACCCAAGGCCCAACGAACTACTTCGGGCACAACGTGGCTTTGTCTCCCGACGGAAGCATGGCTGCGATCAACGGCGTGGATGTCAGTGGATGGCCGCCCTATTTCGAGCTGCGAGAGACCCAAACCGGCACCACGATCCAGCGCTGGGACCTGGGTGATCCGCTGTTCGGCGCGGAAAAGCTGCCTATTTTGCCGGAGTGGAGCCCAGACGGCAGCGCCATCGCCGTCACCTTGGCGGACGCCACCGGGGACACGGATCAGTTCGGCTGCGTGTGGACCAGCGACACCTGTCGCTCGGGGATCGCGATCCTCGGCTTCAGTGGCGGTGTGTTGTCAGCGCCCAAGATCTTGGTGCCGCAGTCGGGCAACGACTTCCACTACTACCCAACGTGGTCTCCCGACGGAAAGTGGCTCGCGTTCATGTCTGCTACTCGCGGCAGCAACGACTTCGAGACGACCTCCGAGGCCACGCCCAATGGGTTGATCCGCATGGTAAGGACCTCCGGCGGTCCTTACACCTGCCCAGGCAGCGACTGCATCGAGCTTACTCGGGGCACGCTGTATTCGCCGAGCGAGGCGGCTTCGGGGCTTGGCAAGAAGAGCTCCTGGCCCAAGTTCGCGCCCTTCTCTCAAGCCGGCGATCAGCTGTTCTTCATCTCCTTCAACACCCGGGCGGACTACGGCTTCCTCGCCGCCGACCAGACGCAGCTCTGGATGTTCGCGGTGGACGTCTCCAAGGTGGGTAGCGGCGATCCGTCGTATCCGCCCTTTTGGCTGCCGTACCAGGATTTCGAAGACGGCAGCCTGACGGCCTACTGGACGGAGACCCTGCCCTGCCAGGCGGATCCTCAAGGCGGCTGCGCTGGCTGTGTGGGGAGCGAGACCTGTGTGATCCGTGCGGATAATACCTGCCACTGCGAAACGGTGCCCCGATGA
- a CDS encoding aldehyde dehydrogenase family protein, which translates to MAVSRPLRCSFWLVSRRSEAADPAALDPKDRADPHVSRRSVTALTPSESSHWTPPRPRLRCLTVIDVINPATDELITQLPEPESGQVAAAFARAQAAQKSWQATPYPERAICIARFAALLDEETSALALTTTREMGKPIAQAEGEVKALQGRISFFLERTEAELRDEQLLSADQGGTAERIRHEPLGVIGNISAWNYPYFVGGNVFLPALLTGNAVLYKPSELASMTGEYLGRLLHESGIPKDVFQVLVGGPSVGQALLDQPLGAMFFTGSNATGARIASALAPRMIKFALELGGKDPVYLADDIDLGHAAENMAEGAFYNTGQSCCAVERIYVHASRYEGFLEAFVAATQKLKLGDPEERDTFIGPLARRSAAISDLQKQVDEAKQRGARILLGGERAPRAGHYYQPTIVADAPQDSLIMQAESFGPIIGVRAVKDDAEAVQLMNDTTYGLTASVYSKDEARALKILEEVDAGTGYFNCCDRVSPRLPWTGRRGSGIGCTLSTYGIEAFLRPKALHLRPPAW; encoded by the coding sequence ATGGCGGTTTCCCGTCCCTTGAGATGTTCGTTTTGGCTTGTTTCGCGGCGCTCGGAGGCGGCAGATCCGGCGGCGCTCGATCCCAAGGATCGCGCCGATCCACACGTCTCGCGGCGCTCCGTAACCGCCCTGACACCGTCAGAAAGCAGCCACTGGACGCCGCCCCGGCCACGACTACGATGCCTGACCGTGATCGACGTCATCAATCCTGCCACCGACGAGCTCATCACCCAGCTGCCAGAGCCAGAATCGGGCCAAGTCGCAGCCGCCTTTGCGCGCGCTCAGGCCGCGCAGAAGAGCTGGCAGGCGACACCTTACCCCGAGCGGGCGATTTGCATCGCGCGCTTCGCCGCGCTGTTGGACGAGGAGACTTCGGCGCTCGCGCTCACCACGACGCGGGAGATGGGTAAGCCTATCGCTCAGGCCGAGGGCGAGGTGAAGGCGCTGCAGGGTCGCATCAGTTTCTTCCTGGAGCGCACCGAAGCCGAGCTTCGCGACGAGCAGCTGCTCAGCGCGGATCAGGGCGGCACCGCCGAACGCATCCGTCATGAGCCGTTGGGGGTGATCGGAAATATTTCTGCCTGGAATTATCCTTACTTCGTCGGCGGCAACGTCTTCTTGCCGGCGCTCCTGACGGGCAACGCGGTGCTCTACAAGCCTTCGGAGCTCGCGAGCATGACCGGCGAGTACCTAGGCCGCTTGCTCCACGAATCGGGGATCCCGAAGGACGTCTTTCAGGTGCTGGTTGGTGGCCCCAGCGTGGGCCAGGCGCTGCTCGATCAGCCCCTCGGCGCGATGTTCTTCACGGGCTCGAACGCCACGGGCGCCCGCATCGCCAGCGCCCTCGCCCCGCGCATGATCAAGTTCGCGCTGGAGCTCGGCGGTAAGGATCCGGTCTACCTCGCCGACGACATCGACCTCGGGCACGCCGCGGAGAACATGGCCGAAGGCGCGTTCTACAACACTGGGCAGAGCTGCTGCGCCGTGGAGCGCATCTACGTCCACGCGAGCCGCTACGAAGGCTTCCTCGAAGCGTTCGTAGCCGCCACGCAAAAGCTCAAGCTCGGCGATCCCGAAGAGCGCGACACCTTCATCGGCCCCCTCGCCCGCCGTTCAGCCGCCATCAGCGATCTCCAGAAGCAGGTGGACGAGGCCAAGCAGCGCGGCGCACGGATTTTATTGGGGGGAGAGCGCGCCCCACGAGCCGGACACTACTACCAGCCCACCATCGTCGCCGACGCGCCGCAGGACTCCTTGATCATGCAGGCAGAGAGCTTCGGCCCGATCATCGGCGTACGCGCCGTCAAAGACGATGCGGAGGCCGTCCAGCTGATGAACGACACGACGTACGGCCTCACCGCCAGTGTCTACTCCAAGGACGAAGCCCGCGCCCTCAAGATCCTCGAGGAAGTGGACGCCGGCACCGGCTACTTCAACTGCTGCGACCGCGTCAGCCCGCGCCTGCCGTGGACCGGACGCCGCGGCTCCGGCATCGGCTGCACGCTATCGACTTACGGTATCGAAGCCTTTCTGAGACCGAAGGCGCTGCATTTACGGCCGCCAGCGTGGTGA
- a CDS encoding HupE/UreJ family protein, with protein MRRALQLTCLAVCAWLWVFCCSGVASAHDQRAGYVRVVQAKGNALSLELSIPTTRLKARDKSISPQRYQRSLIADVTVMRGPWPCRVDPESFSEPRAEPGWYRLRVRLLCPGSGNYSLESQLGGPGSLLFARGEGPELVAVGFGTKRPLPWLTAQGKPPEPSLASWLFLGVRHIWAGADHLTFLVLLLLCSARLRDLAKTVTGFTLGHSLTLIAASRGWIHVETSIVETLIAFSILLLATELISVPLPSASSVNREQQLGALLKEPPALLLVFGLGLLVLVSAFAGYPATLSLGGAWLFSVCYLARRERAKGSGVWLSSAFGLIHGLGFAAALGEGVADPGDLSWRALFGFNLGVELGQILVMLPLWALVSRLRAQRPWIAVLSAAAATALATRWLFERLG; from the coding sequence TTGAGGCGCGCGCTCCAGCTAACGTGCCTGGCGGTGTGCGCCTGGCTCTGGGTGTTCTGTTGCAGCGGCGTGGCCTCGGCTCACGATCAGCGCGCCGGGTATGTGCGCGTCGTCCAGGCCAAGGGCAACGCGTTGAGCCTCGAGCTGTCGATCCCAACGACGCGACTCAAGGCGCGGGACAAGAGCATCTCCCCGCAGCGCTACCAGCGCTCCTTGATCGCCGACGTGACGGTGATGCGGGGGCCATGGCCTTGCCGTGTGGATCCTGAGAGCTTCAGCGAGCCGCGGGCCGAGCCCGGTTGGTATCGGCTCAGAGTGCGGCTTTTGTGCCCGGGCAGCGGCAACTACTCTCTCGAGTCGCAGCTCGGCGGTCCCGGCAGCCTGCTGTTCGCCCGGGGGGAGGGCCCGGAGCTGGTCGCCGTGGGCTTTGGCACGAAGCGCCCGCTGCCGTGGCTGACCGCCCAGGGCAAGCCGCCAGAGCCGTCGCTTGCCTCGTGGCTTTTCTTGGGGGTGAGGCACATCTGGGCTGGCGCGGACCACCTCACGTTTCTGGTCCTGCTGCTGCTCTGCAGCGCGCGCCTCAGAGACCTTGCAAAGACCGTGACCGGTTTCACCCTCGGGCACAGCCTCACGCTGATCGCCGCGAGTCGCGGTTGGATCCATGTGGAAACATCCATCGTCGAGACGCTGATCGCGTTTTCGATCCTGCTCTTGGCAACCGAGCTGATCAGCGTCCCGCTGCCGTCTGCCTCCTCAGTCAACCGGGAGCAGCAGCTCGGCGCCCTGTTGAAGGAGCCGCCGGCGTTGCTGCTGGTGTTTGGGCTCGGCTTGCTCGTGCTGGTCAGCGCCTTCGCGGGCTATCCGGCGACGCTCAGCCTCGGCGGCGCCTGGCTCTTCAGCGTGTGCTACCTGGCGCGCCGCGAGCGGGCGAAGGGCTCTGGCGTGTGGCTCAGCAGCGCCTTCGGGTTGATTCATGGGCTGGGGTTTGCGGCGGCGCTGGGGGAGGGCGTGGCGGACCCTGGCGACCTCAGCTGGCGCGCGCTGTTTGGCTTCAACCTTGGGGTCGAGCTCGGGCAGATCCTCGTGATGCTGCCTCTGTGGGCGCTAGTCAGCCGTCTGCGCGCTCAGCGGCCCTGGATCGCCGTGCTGAGCGCAGCGGCGGCGACGGCGCTTGCTACGCGCTGGCTCTTCGAGCGCCTCGGCTGA
- a CDS encoding peptidyl-prolyl cis-trans isomerase, with protein sequence MKLKWPKQRPASADAPEPRVPALELRSTLLLVGMLAGIASMGVGLGKTQRALPPGIAAEVGERQIPESEVDATLQSLRQAGFSQIDRKTVLDRLVDEELLLQEALRLDLHHTDVRLRGALVRDLIDASNAAPVKAPTQAELLTHYSANPARFAPAAQLELETVFFRGPSAADDAVLAVELWRGGTVPRGNAKASLPLPSGLVPVGKWRDYLGRDVSDALSELPEGGISEAFRLDDAWGVAKVKARRAERPPAFAAVEPQVRADYQRRQSEVRLRQLVSHLRAVRAVRVAPERH encoded by the coding sequence GTGAAGCTGAAATGGCCGAAGCAGCGACCTGCCTCCGCGGACGCGCCGGAGCCGCGAGTGCCGGCGCTCGAGCTGCGCTCGACATTGCTCTTGGTGGGCATGCTCGCCGGCATCGCGTCCATGGGGGTTGGCCTCGGCAAGACGCAACGCGCGTTGCCTCCGGGAATCGCGGCTGAAGTGGGTGAGCGGCAAATCCCCGAGAGCGAGGTGGACGCGACGCTGCAGAGCCTGCGTCAGGCGGGGTTCAGCCAGATCGACCGCAAGACGGTGCTCGACCGTCTGGTGGACGAAGAGCTGCTGCTGCAAGAAGCGCTGCGCCTCGACCTGCACCACACGGACGTGCGGCTGCGGGGCGCGCTGGTTCGGGACCTGATCGACGCGAGCAACGCCGCACCGGTGAAGGCGCCAACCCAGGCGGAGCTGCTCACGCACTACAGCGCGAATCCCGCGCGCTTTGCGCCTGCAGCGCAGCTCGAGCTCGAGACGGTGTTCTTTCGCGGTCCTTCGGCAGCGGACGACGCGGTGCTCGCCGTGGAGCTGTGGCGCGGTGGAACCGTGCCGCGCGGCAATGCGAAGGCCAGCCTGCCGCTGCCGAGCGGGTTGGTGCCCGTCGGAAAGTGGCGTGACTACCTGGGGCGCGACGTCAGCGACGCCCTGAGTGAGCTGCCCGAGGGCGGGATCTCAGAGGCATTCCGCTTGGATGACGCCTGGGGCGTGGCCAAGGTCAAGGCGCGTCGGGCGGAGCGTCCGCCAGCGTTCGCCGCGGTCGAGCCCCAGGTCCGCGCGGATTATCAGCGGCGCCAGAGCGAAGTGCGTTTGCGCCAGTTGGTCTCGCACTTGCGTGCCGTGCGTGCGGTGCGCGTCGCTCCGGAGCGGCATTGA
- a CDS encoding sigma 54-dependent Fis family transcriptional regulator, whose product MADAQGKEGDETLLMRRVARPSSREAGFTLHVLEGPDKGKALVIDASFPSRVLVGQSPSCEFKLTDRQVSRRHLACESAGERLRVTDLQSLNGTMVNGVSLGEAYLRGGERIELGSTVILVELSRAAEDVPLPTATKFGRTVGASAAMRKLYPLCKRLAQTDVAVIIEGETGTGKEVLAESLHEQSPRASGPFVVFDCTAVPPNLVESALFGHERGSFTGATETRRGVFEEAHGGTLLIDEIGDLDIDLQAKLLRVLERSEVRRIGGNRFIKVDVRILAATRRNLDDEVAAGRFRDDLFFRLAVTRIELPPLRHRKGDIATLARHFWKRISDPGTPIPDGFLERLEAYSWPGNVRELQNAVARRVALGDLAVDDVRISESLAAPTDVAAPVSSVGGDSTIERILGENLPLPRARQKLVNEFERRYVERVLELHGGNVARAAEASGIARRYFRLLRAKLREQQDD is encoded by the coding sequence ATGGCAGATGCGCAGGGCAAAGAAGGCGACGAGACGCTGCTGATGCGCCGAGTGGCGCGGCCATCGTCGCGGGAAGCGGGCTTCACGCTTCACGTCCTGGAGGGCCCAGACAAGGGCAAAGCGCTGGTCATCGACGCGAGCTTCCCTTCCCGCGTGTTGGTGGGGCAGAGCCCCTCATGCGAGTTCAAGCTGACGGATCGCCAGGTGTCACGCCGCCACTTGGCCTGTGAGTCCGCAGGAGAGCGCCTACGCGTGACGGATTTGCAGTCCCTCAACGGCACCATGGTCAACGGCGTCTCCCTCGGTGAGGCTTATTTGCGGGGGGGAGAGCGCATCGAGTTGGGCTCGACGGTGATCCTCGTGGAGCTGTCTCGCGCCGCCGAAGACGTGCCGCTCCCCACGGCGACGAAGTTCGGCCGCACGGTGGGCGCCAGCGCGGCCATGCGCAAGCTGTACCCGCTGTGTAAGCGCCTGGCGCAGACCGACGTGGCGGTGATCATCGAAGGCGAAACCGGCACCGGCAAGGAGGTGCTCGCAGAGAGCCTGCACGAGCAGAGCCCGCGCGCTTCAGGGCCCTTCGTGGTCTTCGATTGTACCGCTGTGCCGCCAAATCTAGTTGAAAGCGCGCTGTTTGGACATGAGCGCGGCAGCTTCACCGGCGCCACCGAGACGCGCCGTGGCGTGTTTGAAGAGGCCCACGGCGGCACGCTGTTGATCGACGAAATCGGCGATCTGGACATCGACTTGCAGGCCAAGCTCTTGCGCGTGCTGGAGCGCTCCGAGGTGCGGCGCATCGGCGGCAATCGCTTCATCAAGGTCGACGTGCGGATCCTCGCGGCAACTCGCCGGAACCTCGACGACGAAGTCGCCGCGGGACGTTTCCGTGACGACTTGTTCTTCCGCTTGGCGGTCACGCGCATCGAGCTACCGCCGCTCCGCCACCGCAAAGGCGACATCGCGACCCTGGCGCGGCATTTCTGGAAGCGCATCTCGGATCCGGGCACTCCCATCCCGGACGGCTTCCTCGAGCGCCTCGAGGCGTACAGCTGGCCGGGCAACGTGCGCGAGCTACAGAACGCCGTAGCGCGTCGCGTGGCCTTGGGTGATCTCGCCGTCGACGACGTGCGCATCAGTGAGTCCCTGGCCGCGCCGACCGACGTCGCGGCGCCCGTGAGTAGCGTCGGTGGAGACAGCACCATCGAGCGGATCCTCGGGGAGAATTTGCCGCTGCCCCGTGCGCGTCAAAAGCTCGTCAACGAGTTCGAGCGGCGCTACGTGGAGCGCGTGCTCGAACTCCACGGCGGCAACGTCGCGCGCGCAGCCGAGGCATCCGGCATCGCCCGGCGCTACTTCCGGCTTTTGCGAGCGAAGCTGCGCGAACAGCAAGACGACTGA
- a CDS encoding helix-turn-helix transcriptional regulator, producing MATDALSTTFAALADPTRRAILARLAAGSATVKELSEPFSMSAPAISKHLRVLERAGLISQGREAQWRPCRLEAAPLKQVADWTETYRQFWEGSFDSLGDYLAELQARAGAGESPAPESVPQPERRRGARPPTRRTGHKPKP from the coding sequence ATGGCGACCGACGCACTGAGTACCACTTTCGCAGCGCTCGCAGACCCAACGCGGCGGGCCATCTTGGCGCGGCTCGCTGCGGGCTCCGCCACGGTGAAGGAGCTTTCCGAGCCGTTCAGCATGAGTGCACCGGCGATCTCCAAGCACCTGCGGGTGCTGGAGCGAGCCGGGCTGATCAGCCAGGGCAGGGAAGCCCAGTGGCGCCCGTGTCGCCTGGAGGCGGCGCCGCTGAAGCAAGTTGCGGACTGGACCGAGACTTACCGGCAGTTCTGGGAAGGCAGCTTCGATAGCTTGGGAGATTACCTCGCGGAACTACAAGCTCGCGCCGGGGCGGGCGAATCGCCAGCTCCCGAATCGGTCCCTCAGCCTGAGCGACGCCGCGGGGCGCGCCCGCCGACGCGAAGAACGGGTCACAAACCCAAGCCCTGA